Proteins encoded within one genomic window of Couchioplanes caeruleus:
- a CDS encoding dihydrofolate reductase family protein has protein sequence MAKTQYYTATSIDGFIADQHNSLDWLFEVGDGGDDDNPFATFFAQVGAFAMGATTYEWILEHDALLEQPLKWADYYGDTPAWVFTHRDLPRIPGANLTFVQGDVRPVHQAMTEAAQGKNLWVVGGGELAGAFADAGLLDELVLGVAPVTLGAGAPLLPRRLTSARLSLTSMEQHGPFAYLTYAVAPTR, from the coding sequence GTGGCCAAGACGCAGTACTACACCGCGACGAGCATCGACGGCTTCATCGCCGACCAGCACAACTCCCTCGACTGGCTGTTCGAGGTCGGCGACGGCGGCGACGACGACAACCCCTTCGCGACCTTCTTCGCCCAGGTGGGCGCCTTCGCCATGGGCGCCACGACCTACGAGTGGATCCTCGAGCACGACGCCCTCCTCGAGCAGCCCCTCAAATGGGCGGACTACTACGGCGACACCCCGGCCTGGGTCTTCACCCACCGCGACCTGCCCCGCATCCCCGGCGCCAACCTCACCTTCGTCCAGGGCGACGTCCGCCCGGTGCACCAGGCCATGACGGAGGCGGCACAGGGCAAGAATCTATGGGTGGTCGGCGGCGGCGAGCTGGCCGGAGCCTTCGCCGACGCCGGCCTGCTCGACGAGCTCGTCCTGGGCGTGGCCCCGGTGACCCTGGGCGCCGGCGCGCCGCTCCTGCCACGCCGTCTGACCTCGGCGCGCCTGTCGCTGACCTCGATGGAACAGCACGGACCGTTCGCCTACCTGACGTACGCGGTCGCCCCGACCCGGTGA
- a CDS encoding poly-gamma-glutamate hydrolase family protein, giving the protein MTSRKQWVLSALAVPLALSAGYVLAGNRQAPVQQNLDRPATTQQNLGTQAAAQRRVAAPGKVAEYPSMTALRMVEQSGTAYDLNWTVTRSPLIVVAPHGGNIEVRTSEIAAAIAGNDHTQCQFRGKLPAGQNARLHVTSENWDVKECLILIGQRTHALSIHGTAKEGKKVYIGGRDTTTGAELETALRTAGFDVVRPAPADIGGTSPDNFVNKDADGAGVQFELTRELRDELFPTEGGPISARGQKFVDTVRGVYAQP; this is encoded by the coding sequence ATGACCAGCCGCAAGCAGTGGGTCCTCAGCGCCCTCGCCGTCCCCCTCGCGTTGTCGGCCGGCTATGTGCTCGCCGGCAACCGCCAGGCGCCGGTGCAGCAGAATCTCGATCGCCCGGCGACAACGCAGCAGAACCTCGGCACCCAGGCGGCGGCGCAGCGGAGAGTCGCCGCGCCGGGCAAGGTCGCCGAGTACCCGTCGATGACCGCGCTCCGCATGGTGGAGCAGAGCGGGACCGCCTACGACCTCAACTGGACGGTCACCCGCTCGCCGCTGATCGTGGTCGCACCCCACGGTGGCAACATCGAAGTGCGCACCAGCGAGATCGCCGCGGCGATCGCCGGCAATGACCACACCCAGTGCCAGTTCCGGGGCAAGCTGCCCGCCGGTCAGAACGCCCGGCTGCACGTCACCAGCGAGAACTGGGACGTCAAGGAGTGTCTGATCCTGATCGGTCAACGCACCCACGCCCTGTCGATCCACGGCACCGCCAAGGAGGGTAAGAAGGTCTACATCGGTGGCCGGGACACCACCACCGGTGCCGAGCTGGAGACCGCCCTTCGCACCGCCGGTTTCGACGTCGTGCGGCCCGCACCCGCCGACATCGGGGGCACGTCGCCCGACAACTTCGTCAACAAGGACGCCGACGGCGCGGGTGTCCAGTTCGAGCTGACGCGCGAGCTCCGCGACGAGCTTTTCCCCACGGAGGGCGGACCGATCTCGGCACGAGGGCAGAAGTTCGTCGACACTGTCCGCGGCGTCTACGCCCAGCCCTGA
- a CDS encoding dihydrofolate reductase family protein has product MVFVVAKTQYYTATSIDGFTADSGNSLDWLFEVDEGTDNPFGAFFSNVGAFAMGATTYEWVVANDNVIEEPENWHDMYGDVPCWVFTHRELPLVPDANIFMVSGDVRRVHEAMTVAAQGRNVWLAGGGDLVAEFADAGLLDEIILAVAPVMLGAGTPLLPRRLSAEQLALTNVTQIGQFAYLSYAVGTLANLGRHMAADLLSSSSAPLGLPWDHPDRPAERLGRL; this is encoded by the coding sequence ATGGTGTTTGTCGTGGCGAAGACTCAGTACTACACCGCGACCAGCATCGACGGCTTCACCGCGGATTCGGGCAATTCGCTCGATTGGCTGTTCGAGGTCGATGAGGGGACGGACAATCCGTTCGGGGCGTTCTTCTCCAACGTCGGCGCGTTCGCGATGGGGGCGACGACGTACGAGTGGGTGGTGGCGAACGACAACGTCATCGAGGAGCCCGAGAACTGGCACGACATGTACGGCGACGTGCCCTGCTGGGTCTTCACCCACCGCGAGCTGCCCCTCGTGCCGGACGCCAACATCTTCATGGTCAGCGGGGATGTGCGCCGCGTCCACGAGGCGATGACGGTGGCCGCCCAGGGCCGCAATGTCTGGCTCGCCGGGGGCGGCGACCTGGTGGCCGAGTTCGCCGATGCCGGGCTGCTGGACGAGATCATCCTCGCCGTCGCACCGGTCATGCTCGGGGCCGGCACTCCGCTGCTGCCTCGACGACTCTCCGCCGAGCAGCTCGCTCTGACGAACGTGACGCAGATCGGCCAGTTCGCCTACTTGTCCTACGCGGTGGGCACGCTCGCGAACCTCGGCCGCCACATGGCCGCCGACCTCCTCTCGAGTTCCTCAGCCCCCCTGGGACTCCCCTGGGACCATCCCGACCGGCCTGCCGAGCGTCTCGGCCGTCTCTGA
- a CDS encoding FAD-binding oxidoreductase, translating into MGMDLPAREPLLRALIDICGPDFARRARRSDAVAGRPASFVAVPATGDAVTDTMRLAADRGLAVVPRGGGSKLDWGSPPPGVDLLLDTRRLAGIRHHDVALMTAEISAGTPVRAAQAALALRGQRLAVDPPSPAATLGGMLALNETGPLRHRFGTAADQVNHLTYTTRDGRQQTSGGSGPAEIDGVILSAHVRLEPVPAARRWVAVPVTTPRDIHDLVRETLTLRLAPSAIEIDLPAAPQPGALAVLLEGDPPEVADRAARLQGALAAPAAPSPMPPLWWGRYPFGGSDVALRIEVPTADLQAAVFALRDVAGTPVPVRGAAGRGVVHAALPAALGWQRTERVLDALRGVLLARGGRCMAIAAPPEISAELDMASRQDLF; encoded by the coding sequence ATGGGTATGGATCTGCCCGCCCGGGAGCCGCTGCTCCGGGCCCTGATCGACATCTGTGGCCCGGATTTCGCGCGGAGGGCACGCCGGTCCGACGCGGTGGCCGGACGCCCGGCCAGCTTCGTCGCGGTGCCGGCGACCGGCGACGCGGTCACGGACACCATGCGGCTGGCGGCCGACCGCGGCCTCGCGGTCGTCCCGCGCGGCGGCGGGTCCAAACTCGACTGGGGCAGCCCGCCTCCCGGCGTCGACCTGCTGCTCGACACCCGTCGCCTGGCAGGCATCCGGCACCACGACGTGGCGCTGATGACGGCCGAGATCAGCGCCGGCACGCCAGTCCGTGCGGCCCAGGCGGCCCTGGCCCTGCGCGGCCAGCGCCTGGCGGTCGACCCGCCCTCGCCGGCCGCGACCCTCGGCGGCATGCTCGCGCTCAACGAGACGGGCCCGCTGCGCCACCGCTTCGGCACGGCGGCCGACCAGGTCAACCACCTCACGTACACGACGAGAGACGGCCGGCAGCAGACGTCGGGCGGCTCGGGGCCAGCGGAGATCGACGGTGTGATCCTGTCGGCGCACGTGCGCCTGGAGCCCGTCCCGGCGGCCCGGCGCTGGGTGGCCGTGCCGGTGACCACCCCGCGCGACATCCACGACCTCGTCCGGGAAACGCTGACTCTGCGGCTGGCCCCGAGCGCGATCGAGATCGACCTTCCCGCGGCGCCGCAGCCCGGCGCGCTCGCGGTGCTGCTCGAGGGAGACCCGCCGGAGGTGGCAGATCGAGCGGCTCGCCTGCAGGGGGCGCTGGCTGCCCCGGCGGCACCCTCCCCGATGCCGCCGCTGTGGTGGGGCCGCTATCCGTTCGGCGGGTCGGACGTGGCGCTGCGCATCGAGGTCCCGACGGCGGATCTGCAGGCGGCGGTGTTCGCCCTGCGAGACGTGGCGGGCACGCCGGTGCCGGTGCGGGGCGCGGCAGGGCGAGGAGTGGTCCACGCGGCGCTGCCGGCGGCGCTGGGCTGGCAGCGCACGGAGCGCGTCCTGGACGCGCTCCGCGGAGTTCTCCTGGCCCGCGGCGGCCGCTGCATGGCGATCGCCGCCCCGCCGGAGATCAGCGCCGAACTCGACATGGCGAGCCGACAGGATCTCTTCTAG
- a CDS encoding S9 family peptidase, which translates to MPTTPPAVRQVPTERTFHGDTVTDEFAWLAEKENPDTIAYLEAENAWTQRATAHLGGLRSTIFEEIKGRTQETDLSVPQRKGGYWYYTRTVEGRQYGIQCRVAAAPDDVDPPATGDGAPLPGEEVLLDGNELAEGKDFFALGTFDVTPDGGRLAYSVDFDGDERFVLKVKDLRTGETLADEVPDTFYGSAWSADGSTLFYITVDEAWRPHRVWRHVVGQPATDDVIVFEEPDERFWVGVELCRSEKFIVIDIHSKTTSEVRVIAADRPTAEPAVIRDRVQNVEYSIEHHGHRFLILHNENAEDFALSYTSVDNPGDWVELIPHTPGIRLESVDAFQRHLVVSLRRDGLTGLRVIADGSTDFYDMAFPEPLYSVGLSGNPEYDTNIVRITYTSMITPDSVYDVDLISRAMVLRKRKPVLGGYDPDAYEQFREWAVGEDGTKIPISVVARKGTPRNGTAPLLLYGYGSYEISIDPYFSIARLSLLDRGMVYAIAHVRGGGEMGRRWYEDGKLLSKRNTFTDFVACARSLVRASWTSPDRIVARGGSAGGLLMGAVANLAPEAFAGIVAQVPFVDPLTSILDPSLPLTVTEWEEWGNPLENADVYSYMKAYSPYENVAKVKYPAILAVTSLNDTRVLYHEPAKWIARLRATAPDGSYLLKTEMGAGHGGPSGRYDSWKEEAFVIAWILDTVGLA; encoded by the coding sequence ATGCCCACGACCCCGCCCGCGGTACGCCAGGTTCCGACCGAGCGCACGTTCCACGGCGACACCGTCACGGACGAGTTCGCCTGGCTCGCCGAGAAGGAGAACCCGGACACGATCGCCTATCTGGAGGCGGAGAACGCCTGGACCCAGCGGGCCACCGCACACCTCGGAGGCCTGCGGAGCACGATCTTCGAAGAGATCAAGGGCCGCACCCAGGAAACGGATCTGTCCGTGCCGCAGCGCAAGGGCGGCTACTGGTATTACACGCGCACGGTCGAGGGCAGGCAGTACGGCATCCAGTGCCGCGTCGCGGCCGCCCCGGACGACGTGGACCCGCCCGCGACGGGTGACGGCGCGCCGCTGCCGGGCGAGGAGGTGCTGCTCGACGGCAACGAGCTCGCGGAGGGCAAGGACTTCTTCGCGCTGGGCACGTTCGACGTCACCCCGGACGGCGGCCGGCTGGCCTACTCCGTGGACTTCGACGGCGACGAGCGCTTCGTGCTCAAGGTCAAAGACCTGCGCACCGGCGAGACGCTGGCCGACGAGGTCCCGGACACCTTCTACGGCAGCGCCTGGTCCGCGGACGGCTCGACGCTGTTCTACATCACCGTCGACGAGGCCTGGCGGCCGCACCGGGTGTGGCGGCACGTGGTCGGGCAGCCCGCGACGGACGATGTGATCGTCTTCGAGGAGCCCGACGAGCGGTTCTGGGTCGGCGTCGAGCTCTGCCGCAGCGAGAAGTTCATCGTCATCGACATCCACAGCAAGACCACGTCCGAGGTACGGGTCATCGCGGCCGACCGCCCCACGGCCGAGCCGGCGGTGATCCGCGACCGGGTCCAGAACGTCGAGTACTCGATCGAGCACCACGGGCACCGGTTCCTGATCCTGCACAACGAGAACGCCGAGGACTTCGCGCTCTCGTACACGTCGGTGGACAACCCCGGGGACTGGGTGGAGCTGATCCCGCACACCCCGGGGATCCGGCTGGAGTCCGTCGACGCGTTCCAGCGCCACCTCGTCGTCTCGCTGCGCCGCGACGGGCTCACCGGGCTGCGGGTCATCGCCGACGGCAGCACCGACTTCTACGACATGGCGTTCCCCGAGCCGCTCTACAGCGTCGGGCTCTCCGGCAACCCGGAGTACGACACCAACATCGTGCGGATCACCTACACGTCGATGATCACGCCGGATTCGGTGTACGACGTGGACCTGATCAGCCGCGCGATGGTGCTGCGCAAGCGCAAGCCGGTGCTGGGCGGCTACGACCCGGACGCGTACGAGCAGTTCCGGGAGTGGGCGGTCGGCGAGGACGGCACGAAGATCCCGATCTCGGTGGTGGCGCGCAAGGGCACCCCGCGCAACGGCACGGCGCCGCTGCTGCTCTACGGCTACGGCTCGTACGAGATCAGCATCGACCCGTACTTCTCCATCGCCCGCCTCTCCCTGCTGGACCGCGGCATGGTCTACGCGATCGCGCACGTCCGCGGCGGCGGCGAGATGGGCCGGCGCTGGTACGAGGACGGCAAGTTGCTGTCCAAGCGGAACACCTTCACCGACTTCGTGGCCTGCGCGCGGTCCCTGGTGCGGGCGTCGTGGACGAGCCCGGATCGGATCGTGGCCCGCGGCGGTTCGGCGGGCGGGCTGCTGATGGGTGCGGTCGCCAACCTGGCCCCGGAGGCGTTCGCCGGCATCGTGGCGCAGGTGCCGTTCGTCGACCCGCTCACCTCCATCCTGGACCCGTCGCTGCCCCTGACGGTGACGGAGTGGGAGGAGTGGGGCAATCCGCTGGAGAACGCGGACGTCTACTCGTACATGAAGGCCTACAGCCCTTATGAGAACGTCGCGAAGGTGAAGTATCCGGCCATCCTGGCGGTGACCAGCCTCAACGACACCCGCGTGCTCTACCACGAGCCGGCCAAGTGGATCGCCCGGCTGCGCGCGACGGCGCCGGACGGCTCGTACCTGCTCAAGACCGAGATGGGCGCCGGCCACGGCGGGCCCAGCGGCCGCTACGACTCCTGGAAGGAAGAGGCGTTCGTGATCGCCTGGATCCTGGACACGGTCGGCCTGGCCTGA
- a CDS encoding SpoIIE family protein phosphatase, whose translation MTPATVLVVDDSATKRYLLVSWLTRAGFTVVEAETGCAALSLLREAEVDLVVLDVKLPDLSGFEVCERIKTDSAYGVLPVIHVSAHAVDVVDRTQGLNRGADAYLVEPIEPDELIATAQAVLRYYRARQRAESLAARMIKLAETTLAINSASTLTGLLQEAADGAYQIFGGPAVVVAETADGDGLAAVASAESAMVRPWTVEHHETAAGSTVRTEQPEAWRLADWPERESVAVASAKLRGARNPVYVAVPASSQTPGFPVLRQLSQAVAAAVEAQRSYDEEHRIAVTLQRSLLQSRLPDVQGLELAVRYEPAGAQTEVGGDFYELTMLDGRLLVAIGDVAGHSLHAATVMAELRHAVRAYAVEGHPPGAVLELVNRFMRTVLPMESATVCLLTLEPDTGRVRLASAGHLPPLLHVEGAGASFLIPHGPLLGINAPRPDDLEFVLPRGGTLVLYTDGLIERRDSDIDVGFAALAECAGHVDRSLDAFCQRLLVQLAGAGEQADDIAVVALRRT comes from the coding sequence ATGACCCCGGCCACCGTCCTCGTCGTGGACGACAGCGCCACCAAGAGGTATCTCCTGGTGAGTTGGCTGACCCGCGCAGGGTTCACGGTGGTCGAGGCGGAGACTGGCTGTGCGGCCCTGTCCCTGCTCCGGGAGGCCGAGGTCGACCTGGTCGTGCTCGACGTGAAGCTGCCGGACCTCAGCGGCTTCGAGGTCTGCGAGCGGATCAAGACCGATTCCGCGTACGGGGTCCTGCCGGTCATCCACGTGTCGGCCCATGCGGTGGACGTGGTCGACCGGACCCAGGGACTGAACCGGGGCGCGGACGCGTACCTGGTCGAGCCGATCGAGCCGGACGAGCTGATCGCGACCGCCCAGGCGGTGCTGCGCTACTACCGGGCCCGCCAGCGCGCGGAGTCCCTGGCGGCGCGCATGATCAAGCTGGCCGAGACCACCCTGGCGATCAACTCGGCGTCGACGCTGACCGGGCTGTTGCAGGAGGCGGCGGACGGGGCCTACCAGATCTTCGGCGGTCCGGCCGTGGTGGTCGCGGAGACCGCCGACGGCGACGGCCTGGCGGCGGTCGCGAGTGCGGAGTCCGCCATGGTGCGGCCCTGGACGGTCGAGCACCACGAGACGGCGGCGGGTTCGACCGTGCGCACGGAACAGCCCGAGGCGTGGCGCCTGGCCGACTGGCCGGAGCGCGAGTCGGTCGCGGTGGCCTCGGCCAAGCTGCGCGGCGCGCGTAACCCGGTCTACGTGGCGGTGCCGGCCAGCTCGCAGACGCCGGGCTTCCCGGTGCTGCGCCAGCTCTCGCAGGCCGTCGCGGCCGCGGTGGAGGCCCAGCGCTCCTACGACGAGGAGCACCGCATCGCGGTCACCCTCCAGCGCAGCCTGCTGCAGAGCCGTCTGCCCGACGTCCAAGGCCTGGAACTCGCGGTCCGCTACGAGCCGGCGGGCGCACAGACCGAGGTGGGCGGCGACTTCTACGAGCTCACCATGCTGGACGGTCGCCTCCTGGTGGCCATCGGCGACGTGGCCGGCCACTCGCTGCACGCGGCGACGGTGATGGCGGAGCTGCGGCACGCGGTCCGCGCGTACGCCGTGGAGGGGCACCCGCCGGGAGCGGTCCTCGAACTGGTCAATCGCTTCATGCGCACGGTCCTGCCGATGGAGTCGGCGACGGTGTGCCTGCTCACGCTGGAGCCCGACACCGGCCGGGTCAGGCTCGCCAGCGCGGGCCACCTGCCGCCGCTGCTGCACGTCGAGGGCGCCGGGGCCAGTTTCCTCATACCGCACGGCCCGCTGCTGGGCATCAACGCGCCGCGGCCGGACGACCTGGAGTTCGTCCTCCCGCGAGGCGGCACCCTCGTGCTCTACACGGACGGGCTGATCGAGCGCCGGGACAGCGACATCGATGTCGGCTTCGCGGCGCTGGCGGAGTGCGCCGGGCACGTGGACCGGAGTCTGGACGCGTTCTGCCAACGGCTTCTGGTGCAGCTCGCGGGTGCGGGCGAGCAGGCGGACGACATCGCGGTGGTGGCGCTCCGGCGTACGTGA
- a CDS encoding sensor histidine kinase, with the protein MNREPLMRMRIRVEQDVFAVRQLGREVAREVGFEAQDQTRLATALSEVGRLLVAAGRDADVAFTTTADGVPTLHVELAHPVPGDGARLRPQLAQVTRLVDTMEVGDGETGTVVRMSRRLPPSSPALNPDRMDEIRERLAEHVPGTPFDELTVQNQQLIAALDEVRAQRDDLARLNVELEETNKGVMALYHQLSDELEETNRGVVALYAELDEKSVQLRTASEAKSRFLANVSHELRAPVTAIIGLGRLLADEASDKLTTEQSRQVELIRGSATDLLSLVNDLLDLAKAEAGRIEPHWSDVDLKAVFGQLRGTLRPLATQPDVDFVVEEPAVPRMRSDEVLLAQVLRNLLTNAIKFTEAGSVRLGVARVGDNVEFTVADTGAGIPPELHERIFEEFYQVPGSHALNGKGTGLGLPYARRLVGILGGAMRVSSVPGAGSTFVVSLPVSP; encoded by the coding sequence ATGAACCGCGAGCCGCTGATGCGGATGCGCATCCGGGTGGAGCAGGACGTCTTCGCCGTCCGCCAGCTCGGCCGCGAGGTGGCGCGCGAGGTCGGTTTCGAGGCTCAGGACCAGACCCGCCTCGCCACGGCGCTGAGCGAGGTGGGGCGCCTGCTGGTCGCGGCCGGGCGCGACGCGGACGTGGCGTTCACGACGACGGCCGACGGGGTACCTACGCTGCACGTGGAACTGGCGCACCCGGTTCCGGGCGACGGCGCCCGGCTGCGCCCGCAGCTGGCTCAGGTAACCCGCCTGGTCGACACTATGGAGGTAGGGGATGGAGAGACCGGTACGGTCGTGCGGATGTCTCGACGTCTGCCGCCGAGCTCGCCGGCCCTGAACCCCGACCGTATGGACGAGATCCGCGAGCGCCTCGCCGAACACGTGCCGGGCACGCCCTTCGACGAGCTGACGGTCCAGAACCAGCAGCTCATCGCGGCCCTGGACGAGGTACGCGCGCAACGAGACGACCTGGCCCGGCTCAACGTCGAGCTGGAGGAGACCAACAAGGGCGTGATGGCCCTCTACCACCAGCTCTCCGACGAGCTGGAGGAGACCAACCGGGGTGTGGTCGCGCTCTATGCCGAACTGGACGAGAAGTCCGTGCAGCTCCGCACGGCGAGCGAGGCGAAGAGCCGATTCCTGGCCAACGTCAGCCACGAGCTGCGCGCCCCGGTGACCGCGATCATCGGCCTGGGCCGCCTGCTCGCCGACGAGGCGTCCGACAAGCTCACCACGGAGCAGTCCCGGCAGGTCGAGCTGATCCGCGGGTCGGCCACGGATTTGCTGTCGCTGGTCAACGACCTGCTGGACCTCGCCAAGGCCGAGGCCGGCCGGATCGAGCCGCACTGGTCCGATGTGGATCTCAAGGCGGTCTTCGGGCAGTTGCGCGGCACGCTGCGCCCGCTCGCCACCCAGCCGGACGTCGACTTCGTCGTCGAGGAGCCGGCGGTGCCGCGGATGCGCTCCGACGAGGTGCTGCTCGCCCAGGTGCTGCGCAACCTGCTGACCAACGCGATCAAGTTCACCGAGGCCGGCTCGGTGCGCCTCGGCGTGGCCCGCGTCGGCGACAATGTCGAGTTCACGGTCGCGGACACCGGCGCCGGCATCCCGCCCGAGCTGCACGAACGCATCTTCGAGGAGTTCTACCAGGTGCCCGGCAGCCATGCCCTGAACGGCAAGGGGACCGGGCTGGGGCTGCCGTACGCCCGGCGCCTCGTCGGCATCCTCGGCGGGGCGATGCGGGTCTCCTCCGTCCCGGGTGCGGGCAGCACGTTCGTCGTCTCGCTGCCGGTGTCGCCATGA
- a CDS encoding ATP-binding SpoIIE family protein phosphatase gives MSGGAVASLPEGLLDQGVWFRVEAAGTAAAVRRTAERLAAELGIPERRIADLSIVVAEAAGNLVKHADEGVLLVRPTRANGNAGVEIVVIDRGPGMADVSHALDDGHSTVGTLGIGLGAIVRQASWCDMHSVPGKGTVLVAQVWPEKAPEPAWAAGLTRPLTGEPVSGDACAAREVDGRRQVMVCDGLGHGRLAHAAAQEAVRVFHGAPAAAPAALLDTLHRTLGHTRGAAVAIAEIDPLRQVVRYAGLGNIAGTVLTPDAPRRGMVSLPGIAGHQRRQIREYDYPLAPEAVVLMHTDGVVDRWNPADYPGLLIRSPQVIAATVLRDAGTRRDDAGVLVARSS, from the coding sequence ATGAGCGGAGGCGCGGTGGCGTCGCTACCGGAAGGACTGCTCGACCAGGGAGTCTGGTTCCGGGTGGAAGCTGCCGGCACCGCCGCCGCCGTCCGGCGCACCGCGGAACGTCTTGCCGCCGAGCTGGGGATTCCGGAACGACGGATCGCCGACCTCTCGATCGTCGTCGCCGAGGCCGCCGGCAACCTCGTCAAGCACGCCGACGAGGGTGTGCTGCTCGTTCGCCCGACCCGCGCGAACGGCAACGCGGGCGTCGAGATCGTGGTGATCGACCGAGGTCCGGGCATGGCGGACGTGTCGCACGCTCTCGACGACGGGCACTCCACCGTCGGCACCCTGGGCATCGGCCTCGGCGCGATCGTGCGCCAGGCGAGCTGGTGCGACATGCACTCCGTGCCCGGCAAGGGCACGGTGCTCGTCGCCCAGGTGTGGCCGGAGAAGGCGCCGGAGCCGGCCTGGGCGGCCGGGCTCACCCGCCCGCTGACCGGCGAACCGGTCAGCGGCGACGCCTGCGCCGCCCGGGAGGTGGACGGCCGTCGCCAGGTCATGGTCTGCGACGGGCTCGGGCACGGGCGGCTGGCACACGCGGCCGCGCAGGAGGCCGTCCGCGTCTTTCACGGCGCGCCGGCGGCGGCACCGGCCGCGCTGCTGGACACTTTGCACCGTACGCTCGGGCACACCCGGGGTGCGGCCGTGGCCATCGCCGAGATCGACCCGCTGCGGCAGGTGGTCCGCTATGCGGGCCTGGGCAACATCGCCGGGACGGTCCTGACGCCGGACGCCCCGCGTCGCGGCATGGTGTCGCTGCCCGGCATCGCCGGGCACCAGAGACGACAGATCCGGGAGTACGACTACCCGCTGGCACCCGAGGCGGTGGTGCTCATGCACACCGACGGCGTGGTCGACCGCTGGAATCCGGCCGACTATCCCGGCCTGCTGATCCGTTCCCCGCAGGTCATCGCGGCGACCGTGCTCCGCGACGCCGGCACCCGCCGGGACGACGCGGGCGTGCTCGTGGCGCGGTCGTCATGA
- a CDS encoding ATP-binding protein, with protein MTAGGAERIAVSSDQDVVRVRQLVRTVAVAVKLSLVDQTKLVTAASELARNTLVYGGGGTVEVTRVENGRRAGIRIVFADQGPGIPDLDQALTDGFTTGGGLGLGLSGARRLVDEFDIDTTVGRGTTVSVTKWCR; from the coding sequence ATGACCGCTGGGGGCGCCGAGCGGATCGCGGTCAGCTCCGACCAGGATGTGGTCCGGGTCCGTCAGCTCGTGCGTACGGTGGCCGTGGCGGTGAAGTTGTCCCTGGTGGACCAGACCAAGCTGGTGACCGCCGCGAGTGAGCTGGCTCGCAACACCCTCGTCTACGGTGGCGGCGGTACGGTCGAGGTGACCCGGGTGGAGAACGGGCGCCGGGCCGGTATCCGCATCGTTTTCGCCGATCAGGGTCCGGGAATTCCCGACCTCGACCAGGCTCTGACGGACGGCTTCACCACCGGCGGCGGTCTGGGCCTCGGGCTCAGCGGCGCCCGCCGGCTGGTCGACGAGTTCGACATCGACACGACGGTGGGCCGGGGCACGACCGTCAGCGTGACCAAATGGTGTCGATGA
- a CDS encoding STAS domain-containing protein — MERVPVLKIGDILLVSIQTDMEDQVALQLQEDLAARIVATGCHGVIIDISALDIVDSFVGRTLATIASISRVLDAETVVVGMRPAVAITLVELGLSLPGIRTALNVELGMAMLARERAADDDEQNDDAEEPAVTQP, encoded by the coding sequence ATGGAACGCGTGCCGGTCCTGAAGATCGGCGATATCCTCCTGGTCTCCATCCAGACCGACATGGAGGACCAGGTCGCGCTGCAGTTGCAGGAGGACCTGGCCGCGCGGATCGTGGCGACCGGCTGCCACGGCGTGATCATCGACATCAGCGCACTGGACATCGTCGACTCGTTCGTCGGCCGCACGCTGGCCACCATCGCCTCGATCTCCCGGGTCCTGGACGCCGAGACGGTCGTCGTGGGCATGCGGCCTGCGGTCGCCATCACCCTGGTCGAGCTCGGGCTCTCCCTGCCGGGCATCCGGACGGCGCTCAACGTCGAGCTGGGCATGGCCATGCTCGCCAGGGAGCGCGCCGCGGACGACGACGAGCAGAACGACGACGCGGAGGAACCGGCGGTCACCCAGCCATGA